From one Cyanobacterium stanieri PCC 7202 genomic stretch:
- a CDS encoding phosphoribosylformylglycinamidine synthase, purS (PFAM: Phosphoribosylformylglycinamidine (FGAM) synthase~TIGRFAM: phosphoribosylformylglycinamidine synthase, purS protein~COGs: COG1828 Phosphoribosylformylglycinamidine (FGAM) synthase PurS component~InterPro IPR003850~KEGG: cyh:Cyan8802_4175 phosphoribosylformylglycinamidine synthase, PurS~PFAM: phosphoribosylformylglycinamidine synthetase PurS~SPTR: Phosphoribosylformylglycinamidine synthase, purS;~TIGRFAM: phosphoribosylformylglycinamidine synthase, purS): MKKYSVRVYVTLRASVLDTAGTAVESGLHQLGYEGVEGVRIGKYIELSLRAESQEKAEADLHEMCDKLLSNPVIENYRFELNPVEA; the protein is encoded by the coding sequence ATGAAAAAGTATTCTGTAAGGGTATATGTAACTTTGAGGGCTTCGGTGCTTGATACGGCTGGAACTGCTGTGGAGTCTGGTTTACATCAGTTGGGTTATGAAGGTGTCGAGGGGGTGCGCATTGGTAAGTACATTGAGTTAAGTTTGAGGGCGGAAAGTCAAGAAAAGGCTGAGGCGGATTTGCATGAAATGTGTGACAAACTTTTGAGTAATCCTGTCATTGAAAATTATCGTTTTGAGTTAAATCCTGTGGAGGCGTAG
- a CDS encoding protein of unknown function DUF202 (PFAM: Domain of unknown function DUF~COGs: COG2149 membrane protein~InterPro IPR003807~KEGG: ava:Ava_1079 hypothetical protein~PFAM: protein of unknown function DUF202~SPTR: Conserved domain protein), producing the protein MSKLPKVDRQREHQANERTFLAWLRTSIALIGFGFALTRFGIFLRQLEISLTRERFTNNGLLNSENLGIALVVLGILVIGVALYNYNRAFWQIEKGDYQPNRFMVFMTALLVVIVGFLSLAVMVRRNPLPIYNPPSPQNYFED; encoded by the coding sequence ATGTCCAAATTACCAAAAGTAGATCGTCAAAGGGAACATCAAGCCAACGAGCGCACCTTTTTGGCATGGTTACGTACTTCCATTGCCCTTATTGGTTTTGGTTTTGCGCTTACTCGCTTTGGTATCTTTCTTAGACAATTAGAAATATCTTTAACAAGGGAAAGATTTACTAATAATGGTTTACTCAATTCTGAAAATTTGGGTATTGCCCTAGTAGTATTGGGAATTTTGGTCATTGGAGTAGCTCTTTACAATTATAATCGAGCTTTTTGGCAAATTGAAAAAGGAGATTATCAACCTAATCGTTTTATGGTATTCATGACGGCTCTTTTAGTGGTCATTGTTGGTTTTCTGAGTTTGGCGGTGATGGTTAGGCGTAATCCTTTACCTATCTACAATCCACCCTCACCTCAAAATTATTTTGAAGATTAA
- a CDS encoding glycosyl transferase group 1 (PFAM: Glycosyl transferases group 1~COGs: COG0438 Glycosyltransferase~InterPro IPR001296~KEGG: ana:alr3425 hypothetical protein~PFAM: glycosyl transferase group 1~SPTR: Alr3425 protein), which yields MENKKPDHLFLFLEIFAQEGGIQSYVKDVLRAYKKLNYQGQVFVLRDKYPVDDDLVGGNLKFEGFADSSLMLGRIRFMVSFLLFLIINRPQRVFCGHIKLGAITRLFCGFLNIPYTVLTYGKEVWDTLPPQQRQVLNDADQILTISRYSCDRIYQSNKIDKDKIDILPCVVDADKFTIAPKPKELIEKYNLQNNQVLLTVARLWSGDIYKGVDVTIRALPTILKTYPDVKYLVVGRGDDQPRLKKLTQDLGIEDQVIFAGFIPTPELVSHYQVCDAYIMPSQEGFGIVYLEAMCCGKPVLSGDGDGSADPLQDGRLGWRVPHRDANAVANACIEILQGNDPRCDGEWLREETVKKFSLQMLDKRLTKLLKN from the coding sequence ATGGAAAATAAAAAACCTGATCACCTGTTTCTCTTTTTAGAAATTTTTGCCCAAGAGGGGGGTATTCAATCCTATGTTAAGGATGTTTTGAGGGCATACAAAAAATTAAATTATCAAGGGCAAGTGTTTGTATTACGGGATAAGTATCCTGTGGATGATGATTTAGTGGGAGGTAATTTAAAATTTGAGGGTTTTGCTGATTCTTCGCTGATGCTGGGCAGAATTAGATTTATGGTGAGTTTTCTACTATTTTTGATCATCAATCGTCCTCAAAGGGTTTTTTGTGGTCATATCAAGTTAGGGGCGATTACGAGGTTATTTTGTGGTTTCTTGAATATTCCCTACACGGTGTTAACCTATGGCAAGGAGGTATGGGATACTTTACCCCCTCAGCAACGGCAGGTTTTAAATGATGCTGACCAGATTTTAACTATTAGTCGGTACAGTTGCGATCGCATTTACCAATCAAATAAGATAGATAAAGATAAAATAGATATTCTCCCTTGCGTAGTGGATGCCGATAAATTTACCATCGCCCCAAAACCCAAAGAATTGATAGAAAAATATAACTTGCAGAATAATCAAGTATTACTAACCGTAGCCAGATTATGGTCAGGAGATATTTATAAAGGAGTAGATGTTACCATCAGGGCATTACCAACCATCTTAAAAACCTACCCTGATGTAAAATATTTGGTGGTGGGCAGAGGAGATGACCAACCGAGACTGAAAAAATTAACCCAAGACTTGGGTATTGAAGATCAAGTCATCTTTGCTGGATTCATACCAACCCCTGAGTTAGTAAGCCATTACCAAGTCTGTGATGCTTATATTATGCCCTCTCAAGAAGGTTTTGGCATAGTTTACCTTGAGGCGATGTGTTGCGGAAAACCTGTGTTAAGTGGCGATGGTGACGGTTCGGCAGATCCTTTACAAGATGGGCGTTTGGGATGGCGTGTACCCCATCGAGATGCCAATGCGGTGGCGAATGCCTGTATAGAAATTTTACAAGGAAATGATCCCCGTTGTGATGGGGAATGGTTACGGGAGGAGACTGTAAAAAAATTCAGTTTACAAATGTTGGATAAAAGATTAACAAAATTATTGAAAAATTAA
- a CDS encoding phosphoribosylformylglycinamidine synthase subunit I (PFAM: CobB/CobQ-like glutamine amidotransferase domain~TIGRFAM: phosphoribosylformylglycinamidine synthase I~COGs: COG0047 Phosphoribosylformylglycinamidine (FGAM) synthase glutamine amidotransferase domain~InterPro IPR010075:IPR017926:IPR011698~KEGG: cyt:cce_2883 phosphoribosylformylglycinamidine synthase I~PFAM: CobB/CobQ domain protein glutamine amidotransferase~PRIAM: Phosphoribosylformylglycinamidine synthase~SPTR: Phosphoribosylformylglycinamidine synthase I;~TIGRFAM: phosphoribosylformylglycinamidine synthase I), giving the protein MKFGVVVFPGSNCDRDVAMVTEGVLNQPTRFVWHQDTDIDDLDIIVVPGGFSYGDYLRCGAIARFSPIMNSIIKHAEAGKLVLGICNGFQVLTEAGLLPGALIRNRDLHFICDQVPIKIEHNNSVWTKNYQSEEVICLPIAHGEGNYYADEDTLKELEDNHQILFRYSDAQGKIDEKSNPNGSCHNIAGITNKQGNVLGMMPHPERASDDGLGFIDGKALFAGLC; this is encoded by the coding sequence ATGAAGTTTGGTGTCGTTGTTTTTCCGGGTTCAAATTGCGATCGCGACGTGGCAATGGTAACGGAGGGGGTATTAAATCAACCTACCCGTTTTGTCTGGCATCAGGATACGGATATTGATGATCTTGATATTATTGTGGTACCGGGGGGGTTTAGTTATGGGGATTATTTACGCTGTGGGGCGATCGCCCGTTTTTCTCCTATTATGAATAGTATTATCAAACACGCTGAAGCGGGAAAGTTGGTATTAGGTATTTGTAACGGTTTTCAGGTACTCACAGAGGCAGGATTACTCCCTGGGGCGCTGATTCGTAATCGGGATTTACATTTCATCTGTGATCAAGTTCCTATCAAGATAGAACATAACAATTCTGTGTGGACAAAAAACTATCAAAGCGAGGAAGTAATTTGTTTACCCATTGCCCACGGTGAAGGCAACTATTATGCCGATGAAGATACCCTTAAGGAGTTGGAGGATAATCATCAAATCCTCTTCCGTTATTCCGATGCCCAAGGGAAAATTGATGAAAAATCTAACCCCAATGGTTCATGCCATAATATCGCAGGTATTACTAACAAGCAAGGTAATGTGTTGGGGATGATGCCCCATCCCGAAAGGGCAAGTGATGATGGACTTGGTTTTATTGATGGTAAGGCTTTGTTTGCAGGGCTTTGCTAA
- a CDS encoding hypothetical protein (PFAM: Protein of unknown function (DUF3038)~KEGG: cyt:cce_3697 hypothetical protein~SPTR: Putative uncharacterized protein): MTQSVPLTPNPDNTSGGNSLPLILDTLPDVSPLPTRGILRVQQQLDLLLLAIEALRLGASEEMLAVCQSLGLQGIIHNRVDLWRLRSTNPWRKCYNRANLTPDQIKTLIVLINFCAKRLLVPLTQLLLAAQQMKDKDIPLENNFRLSEYFSRFRSHFASRMNPRRAKVSVYLASSEELNSLAFSLLEELLFFSGTRGIERLLIRLFDGEVD; encoded by the coding sequence ATGACCCAATCTGTACCCTTAACTCCCAATCCCGATAATACCAGTGGCGGTAATTCATTACCCTTGATACTCGACACATTGCCAGATGTTTCTCCCCTTCCCACGAGGGGAATATTAAGAGTGCAACAACAATTAGATCTCTTACTTTTAGCCATTGAAGCTCTTAGGCTAGGGGCATCCGAGGAAATGTTGGCAGTTTGTCAGAGTTTAGGTCTTCAAGGTATTATTCATAACCGAGTTGATTTGTGGCGTTTACGCTCTACCAATCCTTGGCGTAAATGTTATAACAGAGCAAACTTAACTCCAGATCAAATCAAAACTTTGATTGTTTTAATCAACTTCTGTGCAAAAAGGCTGTTAGTCCCCCTGACTCAGTTACTCTTAGCAGCCCAACAGATGAAGGATAAAGATATACCTTTAGAAAATAATTTTCGACTTTCTGAATATTTTAGTCGCTTCAGATCTCATTTTGCATCTCGGATGAATCCTCGTAGGGCAAAGGTTTCTGTTTATTTGGCATCCTCTGAAGAATTAAATAGTTTAGCTTTTTCCCTATTAGAAGAACTTTTATTTTTTAGTGGTACAAGGGGAATAGAAAGGCTCTTGATTCGCTTATTTGATGGGGAAGTTGATTAA
- a CDS encoding Uracil-DNA glycosylase superfamily (PFAM: Uracil DNA glycosylase superfamily~COGs: COG1573 Uracil-DNA glycosylase~InterPro IPR005122~KEGG: cyh:Cyan8802_4083 uracil-DNA glycosylase superfamily~PFAM: Uracil-DNA glycosylase superfamily~SPTR: Uracil-DNA glycosylase superfamily), translating to MSNLEELKKAIQAEAQSAEFPIDVPVYESAKKDPTMPILYYGNLKSNVCFFGRDLGRDEVMAGQPLIGASGTLVRQGFYRAMYKENTNDREKLMAVCDRLLLTNTVPYKPPENKAYGVRVKRRFRPFVEQLLTIHWQGNHIITLGTEAFKWFEPYTDKEEFNQFWADKDHRYEKSIQVTLTATDNEGKSFQKQTLISPLPHPSPLNQRYYRLFPAMLQARLAQLEF from the coding sequence ATGTCCAATCTCGAAGAATTAAAAAAAGCCATTCAGGCAGAAGCTCAAAGTGCTGAGTTTCCCATAGATGTGCCTGTATATGAATCGGCAAAAAAAGATCCCACTATGCCTATACTTTATTATGGCAACCTCAAAAGTAATGTCTGTTTTTTTGGACGAGATTTGGGGCGGGATGAGGTAATGGCTGGGCAACCTCTCATTGGGGCTTCTGGTACATTAGTTCGTCAAGGATTTTATCGGGCGATGTACAAGGAAAATACCAATGATAGGGAAAAATTAATGGCTGTGTGCGATCGCCTCTTACTCACCAACACAGTACCCTATAAACCCCCAGAAAATAAGGCGTATGGGGTAAGGGTAAAAAGAAGATTTCGCCCTTTTGTAGAACAACTATTAACCATCCATTGGCAAGGCAATCATATCATCACCCTCGGCACAGAAGCCTTTAAATGGTTTGAACCCTACACCGACAAAGAAGAATTTAATCAATTTTGGGCGGATAAAGATCATCGTTACGAAAAAAGTATCCAAGTTACCTTAACCGCCACCGATAACGAGGGTAAATCCTTTCAGAAACAAACCCTAATCTCTCCTTTACCCCATCCCTCTCCCTTAAATCAGAGGTATTACCGATTATTTCCAGCAATGTTACAGGCTAGACTTGCTCAACTAGAATTTTAA
- a CDS encoding SpoIID/LytB domain protein (PFAM: Stage II sporulation protein~TIGRFAM: SpoIID/LytB domain~COGs: COG2385 Sporulation protein and related protein~InterPro IPR013486:IPR000408:IPR013693~KEGG: cyc:PCC7424_4348 SpoIID/LytB domain protein~PFAM: Stage II sporulation protein D~SPTR: SpoIID/LytB domain protein;~TIGRFAM: SpoIID/LytB domain protein) produces the protein MIKNNLLNFLWLGNNMLSKNWQLFFSCLFFLGLTMPNSVAKAVELQVGIVQRFGEELEDKLIITSTEGDNLTLRFREQDGEGNNPVRALTTNQVNLTITPQSLEQPKIRERVILGDHGTFETAEDSANRWRELGIEVEITQPGRWQVWAKRDVYNTPLLKRLLLNSIQKADIDDVYIETEVLLEIPEVSFTVGNNTYRVDYLDINTNKNLVRVREGDNGTTRLYGGRLNIQPNAYGDYTLVNRVDIETYLRGVVPHEIGANAPRAAAEAQTIIARTYALRNTRRFEADNYQMCATTHCQVYYGLGQTSNLSDQAIASTRGLVLTYDNELVDALYFSTSGGVTSAFSDTWNGEDRPYLQPVIDAPTPIWDLAQNPLNYEANLRRFISLDSGFNEVGRRLFRWNRPRSLQDLNSDLKKYLERIRHPLAEFNTIKKMEVTERSISGRILVMEVETDLGMVKLEKNEVRSAFEPPVSTLFYLDPIYKNGNQLDGYRFVGGGFGHGVGLSQFGSYSLANRGYSAQQILEFYYPQARIQPLNGSIVWWQGD, from the coding sequence ATGATCAAAAATAATCTATTAAATTTTTTGTGGTTAGGTAATAATATGCTGTCTAAAAATTGGCAATTGTTTTTTTCCTGTTTATTTTTCCTAGGGCTGACTATGCCCAATTCTGTGGCGAAGGCTGTAGAGTTGCAGGTGGGCATTGTCCAAAGATTTGGTGAGGAGTTAGAAGATAAATTAATCATTACTAGCACCGAGGGAGATAACCTTACCCTGAGATTTCGGGAACAAGATGGGGAAGGTAATAATCCTGTAAGGGCATTAACTACAAATCAGGTGAATTTAACCATTACCCCTCAAAGTCTCGAGCAGCCAAAAATTAGAGAAAGGGTAATTTTAGGAGATCATGGCACCTTTGAAACGGCAGAAGATAGTGCGAATCGTTGGCGAGAGTTGGGCATTGAGGTAGAAATTACTCAACCTGGCCGTTGGCAGGTATGGGCAAAAAGGGATGTTTATAATACTCCGTTGCTAAAAAGATTATTGCTCAATAGTATTCAAAAAGCAGATATTGATGATGTTTATATTGAGACGGAGGTTTTGTTAGAGATTCCCGAGGTTAGTTTTACTGTGGGAAATAATACCTACCGTGTTGATTATCTTGATATAAATACTAATAAAAATTTAGTGCGAGTAAGGGAGGGGGATAATGGAACTACTCGTTTATATGGTGGTCGTTTAAATATCCAACCTAATGCCTATGGTGATTATACCCTTGTCAATCGAGTTGATATTGAAACTTATTTACGGGGGGTAGTACCCCACGAAATTGGGGCGAATGCTCCTCGGGCGGCGGCAGAAGCTCAAACTATTATCGCTCGAACCTATGCCCTCAGAAATACCCGTCGTTTTGAGGCGGATAATTATCAAATGTGCGCCACGACCCATTGTCAAGTGTATTATGGACTAGGACAGACTTCTAATTTGTCGGATCAGGCGATCGCCTCTACTCGTGGTTTAGTATTAACCTATGATAATGAGTTAGTAGATGCCCTTTATTTTTCCACTTCTGGGGGTGTAACATCAGCCTTTAGCGATACATGGAATGGGGAAGATAGACCTTATCTCCAACCTGTCATTGATGCCCCTACGCCCATTTGGGATTTAGCACAAAACCCCCTCAACTATGAGGCAAATTTACGCCGTTTCATCTCCCTTGATAGTGGTTTTAATGAAGTGGGGCGCCGTTTATTTCGTTGGAATCGTCCTCGTAGCTTACAAGATCTTAACAGCGATTTAAAAAAATATTTAGAAAGAATCCGTCATCCCCTCGCAGAGTTCAACACCATCAAAAAAATGGAAGTTACGGAGCGCTCGATTTCGGGCAGAATTTTGGTGATGGAAGTAGAAACAGATTTAGGGATGGTAAAGTTAGAGAAAAATGAGGTCAGAAGTGCTTTTGAACCTCCTGTGAGTACCTTATTTTACCTTGACCCCATTTATAAAAATGGTAATCAATTAGATGGTTATCGATTTGTGGGTGGTGGTTTTGGTCATGGGGTAGGTTTGAGCCAATTTGGTAGTTATAGCCTCGCCAATCGTGGTTATTCTGCCCAACAAATTCTCGAGTTTTATTACCCTCAAGCAAGGATTCAACCCTTAAATGGCTCTATTGTTTGGTGGCAGGGAGATTAA
- a CDS encoding MscS Mechanosensitive ion channel (PFAM: Mechanosensitive ion channel~COGs: COG0668 Small-conductance mechanosensitive channel~InterPro IPR006685~KEGG: syp:SYNPCC7002_A2574 small-conductance mechanosensitive channel~PFAM: MscS Mechanosensitive ion channel~SPTR: Small-conductance mechanosensitive channel): MVEAVGRYLIFAQADIPEDVSDELVTEFTPEKILRALFALFIAYTCVFLIQKITNWIAERVPRRYRLLTKQSLPFWKGLILLITIAYLVRLFFNLSESNLLALTGSIAVAVGFAFKDYISSIIAGVVALFESPYRVGDRIQIGDHYGEVVSYGLRGIQIQTPDDNTVTIPHNKAWTEAISNANAGNLEAQVATEFFFEHDADDEMIINILYQAAYSSKYTQLKLPIRVLMKEEEWGTKFKLRSYPMDARDEFLYQTDLIRRAKKAFARHNIAYLKRFSDFE; the protein is encoded by the coding sequence ATGGTTGAGGCGGTAGGAAGATATTTAATTTTTGCTCAGGCGGATATTCCTGAAGATGTTTCTGATGAGTTGGTCACGGAATTTACTCCTGAAAAAATTTTGCGCGCACTTTTTGCGTTGTTTATTGCTTATACTTGTGTTTTTTTGATCCAAAAAATTACTAATTGGATTGCGGAAAGGGTACCCCGTCGTTATCGTTTATTAACTAAGCAATCTCTACCCTTTTGGAAAGGATTAATTTTATTAATTACCATTGCTTATTTGGTACGACTATTTTTTAATCTTTCCGAGTCCAACCTGTTGGCTTTGACTGGTAGTATCGCTGTGGCGGTAGGTTTTGCTTTTAAGGATTATATTAGTTCTATTATCGCTGGAGTGGTTGCCTTATTTGAAAGTCCTTATCGTGTGGGCGATCGCATCCAAATTGGGGATCATTATGGAGAGGTCGTCAGTTATGGGTTACGGGGAATCCAAATTCAAACTCCCGATGATAATACTGTCACCATTCCCCATAATAAAGCATGGACGGAGGCTATTTCCAATGCCAATGCTGGTAATTTGGAAGCACAAGTTGCCACAGAATTTTTCTTTGAACATGATGCTGATGATGAAATGATTATTAATATTCTCTATCAGGCTGCTTACAGTAGCAAGTATACTCAGTTAAAATTACCCATTCGTGTTTTAATGAAGGAGGAAGAATGGGGTACAAAATTTAAATTGCGTTCTTATCCCATGGATGCAAGAGACGAATTTCTTTATCAAACGGATTTAATTCGTAGGGCGAAAAAAGCCTTTGCCCGTCATAACATTGCATATCTAAAAAGATTTTCCGATTTTGAATAG
- a CDS encoding DNA replication and repair protein RecR (PFAM: Toprim domain; RecR protein~TIGRFAM: recombination protein RecR~COGs: COG0353 Recombinational DNA repair protein (RecF pathway)~InterProIPR000093:IPR003583:IPR006154:IPR015967:IPR 006171~KEGG: cyc:PCC7424_0593 recombination protein RecR~PFAM: Zinc finger C4-type, RecR; TOPRIM domain-containing protein~SMART: Toprim sub domain-containing protein; Helix-hairpin-helix DNA-binding class 1~SPTR: Genome sequencing data, contig C327;~TIGRFAM: recombination protein RecR), with translation MTEYCTLEWIFVTEINHIYTPPLARLIEQLQKLPGVGPKSAQRLALHILKRPDKDAENLAQAILDAKRRVGFCQRCFHLSAEPICNICSNPNRDEKVICVVADSKDVIALEKTREYQGKYHVLGGVISPMDGIGPEQLNITALVERVSREKTEEVILAINPSVEGETTTLYIGQLLKPFTRVTRIAFGLPMGGDLEYADEVTLARALEGRREIDD, from the coding sequence GTGACCGAATATTGTACACTAGAGTGGATTTTCGTTACGGAGATAAATCATATTTATACCCCACCCCTTGCCCGTTTAATTGAACAATTGCAAAAGTTACCTGGTGTTGGTCCAAAAAGTGCTCAAAGGTTGGCTTTACATATTCTCAAACGTCCTGATAAGGATGCGGAAAATTTAGCCCAAGCAATTTTAGATGCTAAAAGACGGGTTGGTTTTTGTCAGCGATGTTTTCATCTTTCCGCTGAACCCATTTGTAATATATGTAGTAATCCTAATCGAGATGAAAAAGTGATCTGTGTGGTGGCGGATTCTAAGGATGTGATTGCCCTCGAAAAAACAAGGGAGTATCAGGGTAAATATCATGTGTTGGGGGGGGTTATTTCACCGATGGATGGCATTGGGCCTGAGCAACTAAATATTACGGCGCTGGTGGAAAGGGTAAGTCGGGAGAAGACGGAGGAGGTTATTTTGGCGATAAATCCTAGTGTGGAGGGGGAAACGACTACGCTTTATATTGGGCAGTTGCTCAAGCCTTTTACAAGGGTGACTCGTATTGCCTTTGGTTTACCCATGGGAGGGGATTTGGAATATGCTGATGAGGTGACTTTGGCCCGTGCTTTGGAAGGGCGCAGGGAAATTGACGATTGA
- a CDS encoding Aldose 1-epimerase (PFAM: Aldose 1-epimerase~COGs: COG2017 Galactose mutarotase~InterPro IPR008183~KEGG: cyc:PCC7424_2241 aldose 1-epimerase~PFAM: Aldose 1-epimerase~SPTR: Aldose 1-epimerase) → MFHISIKQDDYLTYILEDRENNSRLEVVPEKGGIITAWKLNGQDIFYLDKERFKNPQLSVRGGNPILFPICGNLPDNLFLYEGKEYQLKQHGFARDLPWEVVSKSTDETAEIVLRLTSNEETLSVYPFEFELTFTYQLVANRLIIKQEYHNKSNQVMPFSAGFHPYFWCQDKSSLDLDIPASEYSNKTGSKTFPFSGTLDYDQDEIDIAFKKISGDTASFVNHKRNMRVSLKYSELFSTLVFWTLKGKDYICVEPWSAPRNALNTGEKITYLKPSQSCEGYFQISVTKV, encoded by the coding sequence ATGTTTCATATATCCATTAAACAAGATGATTATTTAACTTATATTTTGGAGGATAGGGAAAATAATTCACGTTTGGAAGTTGTACCCGAAAAAGGAGGTATTATCACCGCATGGAAGTTAAACGGACAAGATATATTTTATTTAGATAAAGAAAGGTTCAAAAATCCTCAACTCAGCGTCAGGGGAGGTAATCCTATTTTATTTCCCATTTGTGGTAACTTACCCGACAATCTCTTTCTTTATGAAGGAAAGGAATATCAGTTAAAACAGCATGGTTTTGCGAGGGATTTACCTTGGGAGGTGGTTTCAAAATCTACCGATGAGACTGCGGAAATTGTATTAAGGTTAACCAGTAATGAGGAAACTTTATCTGTATATCCTTTTGAGTTTGAGTTGACTTTTACTTATCAGTTAGTGGCTAATCGATTGATAATCAAACAGGAATATCATAATAAATCAAATCAAGTAATGCCTTTTTCTGCTGGGTTTCATCCTTATTTTTGGTGTCAGGATAAAAGTAGCTTAGATTTAGATATTCCTGCTTCTGAATATAGCAATAAGACAGGAAGTAAAACTTTTCCTTTTTCGGGAACTTTAGATTATGATCAGGATGAGATCGATATTGCTTTTAAAAAAATTAGTGGTGATACCGCTTCTTTTGTGAACCATAAAAGAAATATGAGGGTATCATTAAAGTATTCTGAGCTTTTTTCTACCCTAGTTTTTTGGACTCTCAAGGGTAAGGATTATATCTGTGTAGAACCTTGGAGTGCACCTAGAAATGCTTTGAATACAGGGGAAAAGATTACCTACCTTAAACCTAGTCAAAGTTGCGAAGGCTATTTTCAAATCTCCGTCACAAAGGTGTAA